Part of the Faecalibacterium duncaniae genome, ACATCACTGCCCTGACCATTGTGCCGGAATGGCGGCGCAAGGGCTACGGTTCCTACCTGTTAAAAGAGGTATTGCGCAGCCTGGGCGGCTATGACAAAGAGAGCGCCACGGTGTTCACGGCTCCTCTGCCTGCCGATGCGGGGGAGCTGGCCTTCTGGGCAAAGTTCGGCTTTGCGGCAGAGGGCAGCGGGCTGTGCCGCCGCCGCACCCCCGACCTGACGGCCGTGAAGCTTGTGCAGGACTTCCTCGCCGCGCGGCTGGCTGACCCCAGGCTCTGCATCGATGCCACCTGCGGCAACGGGGGCGACACGGCTTTTCTCTGCCGCCTTGTGGGCGAAGGGGGCCGGGTGCTGGGCTTTGACATCCAGCCGGAAGCCATTGCCTCCACCCGGCAGAACCTTGCACGGAAGGGCCTTGCGGCAGAGCTTCACTGCGACAGCCACGCCAACCTCTTACAATATGTACAGCCCGGCACCGTTGATGCCGTGATGTTCAACTTCGGCTGGCTGCCCGGTGCCGACCACGGGGTGTTCTCCCACGCCCAAAGCAGTATTCCGGCGCTGGAGGCCGCCCTCGAGGCCCTGCGGCCCGGCGGGGTGCTCAGCGCCATCCTGTACAGCGGCAAGATCATCGGTTCCGACGAAAAGACCGAGATCCTCCAGTGGATGCGCTCCCGGCCCCTGAAACAGTGCACCGCCCTTGTCTGCAGTTTCGCCAATTGGGCCGATACCGCCCCCTTGCCCTGCTTCCTCCTGAAAAAATAACAAAAACTCTTGCATCTAGGT contains:
- a CDS encoding GNAT family N-acetyltransferase codes for the protein MKLEKIPGGYALYKEKTIIGTCQARPTEQGADITALTIVPEWRRKGYGSYLLKEVLRSLGGYDKESATVFTAPLPADAGELAFWAKFGFAAEGSGLCRRRTPDLTAVKLVQDFLAARLADPRLCIDATCGNGGDTAFLCRLVGEGGRVLGFDIQPEAIASTRQNLARKGLAAELHCDSHANLLQYVQPGTVDAVMFNFGWLPGADHGVFSHAQSSIPALEAALEALRPGGVLSAILYSGKIIGSDEKTEILQWMRSRPLKQCTALVCSFANWADTAPLPCFLLKK